One stretch of Niallia sp. XMNu-256 DNA includes these proteins:
- a CDS encoding response regulator transcription factor, with product MQPFRILIVDDHSHAREAIREILEEYDDFLIIGEAKNGEEAIQLTEELMPDIILMDIQMPVMDGLEATKRIKLQFPSVKIVMITVSDDITDLFDALKKGAQGYLLKNLQSEAWYEHLKAFALDEVPMSKEIAFQILKEFPHSKPIVKEKTPLSLRELEVLQLVAKGLSNREISETLFISEHTVKSHLKNILSKLHLDNRVQLTSYAFQQGLVE from the coding sequence GTGCAGCCTTTTCGTATATTAATTGTAGACGATCACTCTCATGCAAGAGAAGCAATTCGGGAAATCTTAGAGGAGTATGATGACTTCCTTATTATTGGAGAAGCGAAGAATGGAGAAGAAGCCATTCAACTGACTGAAGAGTTAATGCCAGATATCATTCTGATGGATATTCAAATGCCGGTTATGGATGGGCTAGAGGCAACTAAAAGAATTAAGCTTCAATTCCCCTCAGTAAAAATTGTAATGATTACTGTATCCGATGATATTACGGATTTATTTGATGCACTAAAAAAAGGGGCTCAAGGATATTTACTAAAAAATCTCCAATCAGAAGCATGGTATGAGCATTTAAAAGCCTTTGCCCTAGATGAAGTCCCAATGTCTAAGGAAATAGCCTTTCAAATCTTAAAGGAATTCCCCCATAGTAAACCAATCGTGAAAGAAAAAACACCTTTGTCTCTACGGGAATTAGAGGTTCTGCAATTAGTGGCTAAGGGATTATCAAATAGGGAAATTTCAGAGACCCTATTTATTTCGGAACATACGGTTAAAAGTCACCTAAAGAATATATTAAGTAAGCTTCATTTAGATAACCGAGTGCAGTTAACCAGTTATGCCTTTCAACAAGGTTTGGTGGAATAG
- a CDS encoding CopD family protein → MDLLIIISQTLLYLCFSVLAGSFALLLVPKEYRPDLNIPKRLLLISAVTLPVFAFFPVLDIALFISPRLGLVEALKMVLTTYTAGTLWNFTLLGSVLLVLLITLVRPIEKRSFALLGMMLTFGLMLTVAWSSHAASMDPTIGIVSDFVHLAAVSIWVGILLIVGWCSRNHENWFKFLSWFSVVAICCLVATALSGFLLMDVLVDDYTDSWMVSYGQGLFIKHLFLLPVIFYALVNGFVVKYKLSKNPTFNPIPWIRVEGFILFVIFLITAIFTQQSPAHGHYLTSEAVSPIFRLFHSDMIDPGSTIGFALNANTASFLVLSILFLALMGLSFFKRASIYVSFLFSCLFVLSIYLMFMMTVVVR, encoded by the coding sequence ATGGATCTATTAATTATTATTAGTCAAACGCTTCTATATTTATGCTTTTCGGTATTAGCAGGGAGCTTTGCTCTACTGCTTGTACCAAAGGAATATCGTCCAGATCTTAATATACCAAAACGATTATTACTTATTAGTGCAGTTACCCTGCCTGTCTTTGCGTTTTTCCCTGTACTTGATATCGCCTTGTTTATTTCTCCTCGTTTAGGTTTAGTGGAAGCTCTAAAAATGGTTTTAACAACCTATACAGCTGGTACCTTATGGAATTTTACCTTGCTTGGTTCTGTTTTGTTAGTCCTATTAATTACCTTGGTGAGACCTATTGAAAAGAGAAGCTTTGCCCTTTTAGGGATGATGCTCACATTCGGGTTAATGTTAACAGTTGCTTGGTCAAGCCATGCGGCCTCTATGGATCCAACTATAGGGATTGTCAGTGATTTTGTGCATTTAGCTGCTGTCAGTATTTGGGTGGGGATCTTACTTATCGTTGGTTGGTGTTCACGGAATCATGAAAATTGGTTTAAATTTTTAAGTTGGTTTTCAGTGGTAGCAATTTGCTGTCTAGTTGCCACAGCCCTTAGTGGTTTTCTCTTAATGGATGTATTGGTGGATGATTATACAGATTCTTGGATGGTATCTTACGGACAAGGATTATTTATTAAACATTTATTCTTGCTTCCGGTTATCTTTTACGCTTTGGTGAATGGGTTTGTTGTGAAATATAAACTCTCAAAAAATCCTACATTTAATCCGATTCCTTGGATTCGTGTAGAGGGTTTTATTTTATTTGTCATTTTCTTGATAACCGCTATTTTTACACAACAATCTCCAGCCCATGGTCATTATTTAACAAGTGAGGCAGTGTCACCTATATTCCGTTTATTCCACAGTGACATGATTGATCCAGGAAGCACAATCGGCTTTGCTTTGAATGCCAATACAGCATCCTTCTTAGTGCTATCTATTTTATTCTTAGCGTTAATGGGATTATCGTTTTTCAAAAGGGCGTCGATTTACGTATCTTTTCTGTTTAGTTGTTTATT
- a CDS encoding histidine kinase → MNYKQIKWLILITPTITIALWEYLRHEFLLSFISMELGNYLSPLFVFIITLVFVRRLFTILERMAEELRLEKEKKAALIEREKLARELHDGIAQSLFLLSVKVNKFSRKNGLQHDSDFQKIKQTLQHIHEDTRQAITNLKYIPVESPFSWTETIYQYVTELKNQHLIDVDLNWDINEDLLSPKEKVELFSCIKEAIVNVIKHANTNQIWIEAKEINHGWICKVIDRGVGFTDETLTSSKGYGLQIIKDRAKDMNWDFSMKRIESETIITLKKEGK, encoded by the coding sequence TTGAACTATAAACAGATTAAATGGCTAATTTTAATAACCCCAACGATTACCATTGCCTTATGGGAATATTTACGTCATGAATTTCTTCTGTCTTTTATCTCTATGGAATTGGGGAATTACCTCTCTCCATTATTTGTTTTTATCATTACACTCGTATTTGTACGACGTTTATTTACTATTTTAGAAAGAATGGCAGAAGAACTTCGGTTGGAAAAGGAGAAAAAAGCTGCACTTATTGAGCGAGAAAAATTAGCAAGGGAACTTCATGACGGAATTGCCCAATCTCTTTTTCTATTATCTGTAAAAGTAAATAAATTTAGTCGAAAAAATGGACTCCAACATGATTCTGATTTTCAAAAAATTAAACAAACCTTACAACATATTCACGAGGATACTCGTCAAGCAATTACAAACTTAAAATACATACCTGTTGAAAGTCCTTTCAGTTGGACGGAAACCATCTATCAATATGTAACAGAACTTAAAAATCAACATTTAATAGATGTTGATTTAAATTGGGACATTAATGAGGATTTATTGTCACCTAAAGAGAAAGTTGAGTTATTCTCCTGTATAAAAGAGGCCATTGTGAACGTCATAAAGCATGCCAATACAAATCAAATTTGGATTGAAGCAAAGGAAATCAATCATGGTTGGATTTGTAAAGTTATTGATCGGGGAGTAGGCTTCACCGATGAAACACTTACATCTAGCAAGGGATATGGATTACAAATCATTAAAGACAGAGCAAAAGATATGAATTGGGATTTTTCTATGAAGAGGATTGAAAGTGAAACCATCATTACCTTAAAAAAGGAGGGAAAATAA
- a CDS encoding copper resistance protein CopC — MKRIFIMITAFLLAICISTSALAHSHLGASNPADGDVVTEPLNEIRLEFDANIEQGSYIEVTTTEGQEVEIQEEIIEGDTLTAPLPKPLSDGEYQVNWNIISADGHPLEGEFSFTVDAEIPESAEEETIEPSETTEANGGEESTESAQELTENETSTISADAEEQETSKLTMILIVLVLVIVIGGFLLLRKRK; from the coding sequence TTGAAACGTATATTTATAATGATAACGGCATTCTTATTAGCCATTTGTATTTCAACGAGTGCACTAGCCCACTCGCATTTAGGCGCATCAAATCCAGCGGATGGAGACGTTGTTACTGAACCATTAAATGAAATTAGGCTTGAATTCGACGCTAACATTGAGCAAGGCAGCTACATAGAGGTTACAACAACAGAGGGGCAAGAAGTTGAAATTCAGGAAGAGATTATAGAAGGGGACACTTTGACTGCTCCACTTCCTAAACCACTTTCAGATGGCGAATATCAAGTGAATTGGAATATCATTAGTGCGGACGGTCACCCTTTAGAAGGTGAATTCTCTTTTACAGTAGACGCTGAAATTCCTGAATCTGCGGAGGAGGAAACGATAGAGCCATCAGAAACAACGGAAGCGAATGGGGGGGAGGAATCCACCGAATCAGCTCAGGAACTAACAGAAAATGAGACGTCAACCATTTCAGCTGATGCGGAAGAACAAGAGACATCCAAATTAACAATGATTCTAATTGTTCTAGTTCTTGTCATTGTAATTGGCGGTTTCCTCTTGCTTAGAAAAAGGAAATAG
- a CDS encoding EamA family transporter gives MNRRKGMLLVITGALFWGVGGTASQKLFQQYGIDVNWLVTTRLLIAGFLLLTIQFLRKDRLQVFSVWKKKKTAVRLVILGLLGMLAVQYTYMASINHGNAAVATLLQYLAPVMIIIYLHLRKQAVLTQKDLLTVSLALGGCFLLLTNGSISGLSVPTPAIVWGILSGIALAFYTLYAGPLLSQYDSLVIVGWAMIIGGLSLSFIHPPWQIDFTALTTEAYLYLIFVILFGTMLAFWFYIKSLQSLSPKETSLLGTIEPLAAVLITVFWLKEPFGVFQWVGTACIIGMIVLLAYNKKTSSAKAKQAKKPLKIS, from the coding sequence ATGAATAGACGCAAGGGAATGTTGCTTGTTATCACTGGGGCACTATTTTGGGGAGTTGGTGGAACTGCCTCACAGAAGCTGTTTCAACAATATGGAATCGACGTTAATTGGCTAGTAACGACCCGATTGCTCATCGCTGGTTTTTTACTATTGACCATTCAATTTTTACGGAAGGACCGTTTACAGGTTTTTAGCGTATGGAAAAAGAAAAAAACAGCCGTTAGACTCGTTATTCTTGGATTACTGGGCATGCTTGCGGTTCAGTATACCTACATGGCATCCATTAACCATGGGAATGCCGCTGTGGCAACTCTATTACAATATTTAGCACCCGTCATGATCATTATTTATTTGCATTTACGTAAACAGGCTGTATTGACACAAAAGGATTTATTAACTGTTTCACTCGCTTTAGGTGGTTGTTTCCTCCTATTAACGAATGGTTCTATTTCCGGGTTATCTGTGCCTACACCAGCCATTGTTTGGGGAATATTATCAGGTATTGCTTTGGCCTTCTATACCTTATATGCCGGACCACTCCTTTCCCAATATGATTCTCTTGTTATTGTCGGATGGGCAATGATCATTGGGGGCTTATCATTAAGCTTTATCCACCCTCCTTGGCAAATAGACTTCACAGCCTTAACAACAGAAGCCTATCTATACTTAATATTTGTCATCCTTTTCGGTACAATGCTTGCTTTTTGGTTTTATATTAAAAGTCTACAAAGTCTCTCCCCTAAAGAAACCAGCCTTCTAGGCACAATAGAACCGTTAGCAGCTGTTTTAATAACGGTCTTCTGGTTAAAAGAGCCTTTCGGAGTTTTTCAATGGGTGGGTACGGCCTGTATTATTGGGATGATCGTATTACTCGCTTACAATAAAAAAACTTCTTCCGCTAAGGCAAAGCAAGCTAAAAAACCCCTCAAAATCAGTTAA